One segment of Pseudomonas pohangensis DNA contains the following:
- the urtD gene encoding urea ABC transporter ATP-binding protein UrtD has protein sequence MRSAPLPEVFIDPNRDAGTSRDAVGLGRRVRPGLDARHGTILTLEGINVSFDGFKALNNLNLYIGVGELRCIIGPNGAGKTTMMDVITGKTRPDNGQAFFGDTLDLTRMSEVEIAQSGIGRKFQKPTVFEALSVFENLELALKTDKSVWASLRARLSGAQQDRIDEVLQTIRLDSSRARPAGLLSHGQKQFLEIGMLLVQEPQLLLLDEPVAGMTDAETEFTAELFKSLVPQHSLMVVEHDMGFVGSIADHVTVLHQGSVLAEGSLDAVQANERVIEVYLGR, from the coding sequence ATGCGCTCGGCACCGCTCCCCGAAGTATTCATCGACCCCAATCGCGATGCAGGCACCAGCCGTGATGCGGTTGGCCTCGGCCGCCGCGTCAGGCCAGGGCTGGATGCGCGCCACGGCACCATCCTCACGCTGGAAGGCATCAACGTCAGCTTCGATGGTTTCAAGGCCCTGAACAACCTCAACCTGTACATCGGCGTGGGCGAACTGCGCTGCATCATCGGCCCCAACGGTGCCGGCAAGACCACCATGATGGACGTGATCACCGGCAAGACCCGCCCGGATAACGGCCAGGCGTTCTTCGGTGACACTCTCGACCTGACGCGCATGAGCGAAGTGGAAATCGCCCAGTCCGGCATCGGTCGCAAGTTCCAGAAGCCCACCGTATTCGAGGCGCTCAGCGTGTTCGAAAACCTCGAGCTGGCGCTGAAGACCGACAAATCGGTGTGGGCCAGCCTGCGCGCCAGACTCAGCGGCGCGCAGCAAGACCGCATCGATGAAGTACTGCAAACCATCCGCCTGGACAGCTCCCGCGCACGACCGGCCGGGCTATTGTCCCACGGGCAAAAACAGTTTCTCGAGATCGGCATGTTGCTGGTGCAGGAGCCACAACTGCTACTGCTCGATGAGCCGGTAGCGGGGATGACCGATGCCGAAACCGAATTCACCGCCGAGCTGTTCAAATCGCTGGTGCCGCAGCACTCACTGATGGTAGTGGAGCACGACATGGGCTTTGTCGGCAGCATTGCCGACCACGTTACCGTGCTGCATCAGGGCAGCGTACTGGCTGAAGGTTCGCTGGATGCCGTACAGGCCAACGAACGGGTAATCGAGGTGTATCTCGGGCGCTGA
- the urtC gene encoding urea ABC transporter permease subunit UrtC, which produces MNSQLKAAPLNGTLLARFSARLGPQLSLRLTFLVLASLLIIPLLHLLPADSALHISAYTLTLVGKILCYAIVALALDLVWGYAGLLSLGHGLFFALGGYAMGMYLMRESAGDGLPEFMTFLSWNELPWYWYGTSSFLWALCLVVLAPGLLALVFGFFAFRSRIKGVYFSIMTQALTFAGMLLFFRNETGFGGNNGFTNFRSLLGFDITAPGTRAVLFFAIIALLAGSLLLSWKLARSKFGRVLTALRDAENRLMFCGYDPRGYKLFIWVLSAVLCGLAGALYVPLVGIINPSEMSPTNSIEAAVWVALGGRGTLIGPLLGAGMVNGMKSWFTVAFPEYWLFFLGALFILVTLYLPKGLFGILKKGDPQ; this is translated from the coding sequence ATGAATAGCCAACTCAAAGCTGCTCCACTCAACGGCACCCTGCTGGCACGCTTCAGCGCCCGGCTCGGCCCGCAACTGTCGTTGCGCCTGACGTTTCTGGTGCTGGCCAGTCTGCTGATCATTCCCTTGCTGCACCTGCTACCGGCGGACAGCGCGCTGCATATCTCCGCCTACACCCTGACCCTGGTTGGCAAGATCCTCTGCTACGCCATAGTCGCCCTGGCGCTGGATCTGGTCTGGGGCTACGCCGGTTTGCTGTCGCTCGGCCATGGCCTGTTCTTCGCCCTGGGTGGCTACGCCATGGGCATGTACCTGATGCGTGAAAGCGCCGGTGACGGCCTGCCGGAGTTCATGACCTTTCTGTCCTGGAACGAACTGCCGTGGTACTGGTACGGCACCTCAAGCTTCCTCTGGGCGCTGTGTCTGGTGGTGCTGGCGCCCGGGTTATTGGCCCTGGTTTTCGGCTTCTTCGCCTTCCGCTCGCGGATCAAGGGCGTGTACTTCTCGATCATGACCCAGGCACTGACCTTTGCCGGCATGCTGCTGTTCTTTCGCAACGAAACCGGCTTTGGCGGCAATAACGGCTTTACCAATTTCCGCAGTCTGCTGGGTTTCGACATCACCGCACCGGGCACCCGTGCCGTGTTGTTCTTCGCCATCATCGCCCTGCTGGCCGGCAGCCTTCTGCTGAGCTGGAAGCTGGCGCGCAGCAAGTTCGGCCGGGTGCTTACCGCCCTGCGCGATGCGGAAAACCGTCTGATGTTCTGCGGCTACGATCCGCGCGGTTACAAACTGTTTATCTGGGTACTCAGTGCCGTGCTCTGCGGCCTGGCCGGCGCGCTCTATGTGCCGCTGGTAGGCATCATCAACCCCAGCGAAATGTCACCGACCAACTCCATCGAAGCGGCTGTCTGGGTCGCGCTCGGCGGCCGCGGCACGCTGATCGGTCCGCTGCTCGGCGCCGGCATGGTCAATGGCATGAAGAGCTGGTTCACCGTGGCCTTCCCCGAGTACTGGCTGTTCTTCCTCGGCGCCCTGTTCATTCTGGTCACGCTGTACCTGCCCAAAGGATTGTTCGGCATCCTCAAGAAAGGAGACCCGCAATAA
- the urtB gene encoding urea ABC transporter permease subunit UrtB, translating to MSTALTRILLSLVLLLPLCARAGDANDLVAAKPGEQAKLLESWAAQPDPARQELLDALEQGRIGSDSSKTAFVETEAGWQAVEGDATPQSTPRKLRLNNRLRGLLIIVQASQQLLSENPEVRLAAAQTLQQKGKPALLPLLNQQLAGETDEQVQAALTLALANLQLVDPDPEVRLQAVRLLGETGEPLARIRLERLLVDGVEPEARIRNAAATSLEQVKRRLLLGELLGQAFSGLSLGSILLLAALGLAITFGLLGVINMAHGEMLMLGAYATYMVQVLFQRFAPEALALYPLVALPVAFFITAAIGMALERTVIRHLYGRPLETLLATWGISLILIQLVRMIFGAQNVEVANPYWLSGGVQILPNLVLPYSRIIIIGFALFVVALTWLLLNKTRLGLNVRAVTQNRNMAACCGVPTGRVDMLAFGLGSGIAGLGGVALSQIGNVGPDLGQSYIIDSFLVVVLGGVGQLAGSVTAAFGLGIANKILEPQIGAVLGKILILGLIILFIQKRPQGLFALKGRVID from the coding sequence ATGTCCACCGCACTGACCCGAATTCTCCTGTCACTGGTTCTGCTGCTGCCGCTGTGCGCCCGGGCCGGTGATGCCAACGATCTGGTAGCGGCCAAGCCCGGCGAGCAGGCAAAACTGCTGGAAAGCTGGGCCGCGCAGCCGGACCCGGCGCGCCAGGAACTGCTCGACGCCCTTGAACAGGGCCGGATTGGCAGCGACAGCAGCAAAACCGCTTTTGTCGAGACAGAAGCCGGCTGGCAAGCCGTTGAAGGCGATGCCACGCCGCAATCAACCCCACGCAAGCTGCGCCTGAATAACCGTCTGCGCGGCTTGCTGATCATCGTTCAGGCCAGCCAGCAACTGCTCAGCGAAAACCCCGAGGTGCGCCTGGCGGCAGCGCAGACCCTGCAACAAAAAGGCAAACCGGCGCTGCTACCGCTGCTCAACCAGCAACTGGCCGGCGAAACCGACGAGCAAGTGCAAGCGGCACTGACCCTGGCCCTGGCCAACCTGCAACTGGTCGACCCTGATCCCGAGGTACGCTTGCAGGCCGTTCGCCTGCTCGGTGAAACCGGCGAGCCGCTGGCGCGTATCCGCCTGGAAAGACTACTGGTCGATGGCGTTGAGCCTGAGGCGCGGATACGCAATGCCGCCGCCACCAGTCTGGAACAGGTCAAGCGCCGCCTGCTGCTCGGTGAACTGCTCGGTCAGGCCTTTAGCGGCCTGTCACTGGGCTCGATCCTGTTACTGGCCGCCCTCGGCCTGGCCATCACCTTCGGCCTGCTCGGGGTGATCAACATGGCCCACGGCGAGATGCTGATGCTCGGAGCCTATGCCACTTACATGGTGCAGGTACTGTTCCAGCGGTTTGCTCCGGAAGCTCTGGCTCTGTATCCGCTGGTGGCCCTGCCGGTGGCGTTTTTCATCACCGCAGCCATCGGCATGGCCCTGGAACGTACTGTCATCCGCCACCTCTACGGCCGGCCGCTGGAAACCCTGCTGGCCACCTGGGGCATCAGCCTGATCCTGATCCAGCTGGTACGCATGATCTTTGGCGCGCAGAACGTCGAAGTGGCCAACCCCTACTGGCTGTCCGGCGGCGTCCAGATACTGCCGAACCTGGTACTGCCTTACAGCCGCATCATCATCATCGGCTTCGCCCTGTTTGTGGTGGCGCTGACCTGGCTGCTGCTGAACAAGACCCGCCTCGGCCTCAACGTGCGCGCCGTGACGCAGAACCGCAATATGGCGGCCTGCTGCGGCGTGCCAACAGGGCGGGTGGACATGCTCGCCTTCGGACTCGGCTCCGGTATCGCCGGGTTGGGCGGCGTGGCCCTGTCGCAGATCGGCAACGTCGGCCCGGACCTCGGCCAGAGCTACATCATCGACTCCTTCCTGGTGGTGGTGCTCGGCGGCGTCGGCCAGTTGGCCGGTAGCGTCACGGCCGCCTTCGGCCTGGGCATCGCCAACAAGATTCTCGAACCGCAGATCGGCGCCGTACTGGGCAAGATCCTCATCCTCGGCCTGATCATTCTGTTTATCCAGAAGCGCCCGCAGGGTCTCTTTGCACTCAAAGGACGGGTGATCGACTAG
- the urtA gene encoding urea ABC transporter substrate-binding protein: MKRRPFLKSTLAVSALVLSGLFPYSLQAAETIKVGILHSLSGTMAISETSLKDMALMTIDEINAKGGVNGKMLEPVVVDPASNWPLFAEKARQLLTQDKVDVVFGCWTSVSRKSVLPVFEELNGLLFYPVQYEGEEMSPNVFYTGAAPNQQAIPAVEYLMSEEGGSAKRFFLLGTDYVYPRTTNKILRSFLHSKGVADKDIEEVYTPFGHSDYQTIVANIKKFSAGGKTAVVSTVNGDSNVPFYKELGNQGIEATEVPVVAFSVGEEELRGIDTKPLVGQLAAWNYFESLENPVNDKFVASWKAYAKAKNLPNYQTAVTNDPMEATYVGINMWAQAVEKAGTTDVDKVREAMAGQTFAAPDGYTLTMDKTNHHLWKPVMIGEVQEDGQFNVVWQTDGPVRAQPWSPYIPGNESKPDHAVKSN; this comes from the coding sequence ATGAAACGCCGTCCCTTTCTGAAATCCACACTTGCCGTCAGCGCCCTGGTGCTCAGCGGACTGTTCCCGTACAGCCTGCAGGCCGCCGAAACCATCAAGGTCGGCATTCTGCATTCGCTCTCCGGCACCATGGCCATTTCCGAAACCTCGCTGAAAGACATGGCGTTGATGACCATCGACGAAATCAATGCCAAGGGTGGCGTGAACGGCAAGATGCTTGAGCCGGTAGTGGTCGATCCGGCTTCCAACTGGCCGTTGTTCGCCGAGAAGGCGCGCCAGCTGCTGACCCAGGACAAGGTTGACGTGGTATTCGGCTGCTGGACCTCGGTATCGCGCAAATCGGTACTGCCGGTATTCGAGGAACTGAACGGCCTGCTGTTCTACCCGGTGCAGTACGAAGGCGAAGAAATGTCGCCCAACGTCTTCTACACCGGCGCCGCACCCAACCAGCAGGCCATTCCGGCGGTGGAATACCTGATGAGCGAAGAAGGCGGCAGCGCCAAGCGCTTCTTCCTGCTGGGTACCGACTACGTCTATCCGCGCACCACCAACAAGATTCTGCGCTCGTTCCTGCACAGCAAGGGTGTGGCAGACAAGGACATCGAAGAGGTCTACACCCCCTTCGGCCATAGCGATTACCAGACCATCGTCGCCAACATCAAGAAGTTCTCGGCGGGCGGCAAGACCGCCGTGGTATCGACCGTGAATGGCGACTCCAACGTGCCGTTCTACAAGGAACTGGGTAACCAGGGTATCGAAGCCACCGAAGTGCCGGTCGTCGCCTTCTCGGTCGGCGAAGAAGAACTGCGCGGCATCGACACCAAGCCACTGGTCGGTCAGCTGGCCGCGTGGAACTACTTCGAGTCGCTGGAGAATCCGGTCAACGACAAGTTCGTCGCCAGCTGGAAGGCCTATGCCAAGGCCAAGAACCTGCCCAACTACCAGACCGCGGTAACCAATGACCCGATGGAAGCCACCTACGTGGGCATCAATATGTGGGCGCAGGCGGTAGAGAAAGCCGGCACTACCGATGTCGACAAGGTGCGTGAAGCCATGGCCGGGCAGACCTTCGCCGCTCCGGACGGCTACACCCTGACCATGGACAAGACCAATCACCACCTGTGGAAACCGGTGATGATCGGTGAAGTGCAGGAGGATGGTCAGTTCAACGTGGTCTGGCAGACCGACGGCCCGGTTCGCGCCCAGCCATGGAGCCCTTACATCCCGGGTAACGAAAGCAAGCCGGATCATGCGGTGAAGAGCAACTGA
- a CDS encoding TRAP transporter substrate-binding protein has protein sequence MKRRQILTAAGAGLAVTALAGCKQDTDTAAKPQEGGSGQTFHWKMVTSWPKNFPGVGIGAERFAKLVDEMSNGRLKIKVYAAGELVPALEVFDAVSRGTAEMGHGAPYYWKGKVPAAQFFCALPFGPNAQEMNAWLYRGGGMQLWEETYKPFGVLPMACGATGVQTAGWFNKEINSVEDFVGLKMRTPGLGGEVLTKMGGTVVNLPAGEIFTALQTGAIDATEWIGPYNDMALGLHKAAKYYYTPGWQEPNVTFELDVNIKAWETLPADLQAIVRAAARDENADMLDDYNVSNMQAMEQLKKEGVDVRRLPDAVLAKLKEKAVEVIDASAAADPVAAKVYAQQKAFLQRMFAYGEMNEKDMYNIRS, from the coding sequence ATGAAACGTCGTCAAATTCTTACTGCGGCTGGCGCAGGCCTTGCAGTTACCGCTCTGGCCGGTTGCAAACAGGACACGGATACGGCTGCCAAGCCGCAGGAAGGCGGCAGCGGCCAGACTTTCCACTGGAAAATGGTCACTTCCTGGCCAAAGAACTTCCCCGGCGTAGGTATCGGCGCGGAACGCTTCGCCAAGCTGGTGGATGAAATGAGCAACGGCCGCCTCAAGATCAAGGTGTATGCCGCTGGTGAACTGGTGCCGGCGCTGGAAGTCTTCGATGCGGTCAGCCGTGGCACAGCGGAAATGGGCCATGGCGCGCCCTATTACTGGAAAGGCAAGGTACCTGCTGCGCAATTCTTCTGCGCCCTGCCCTTTGGCCCGAATGCCCAGGAAATGAACGCCTGGCTGTATCGCGGTGGCGGCATGCAGCTGTGGGAAGAAACCTACAAGCCCTTCGGCGTATTGCCGATGGCCTGCGGCGCCACCGGCGTGCAGACCGCCGGCTGGTTCAACAAGGAAATCAACAGCGTTGAAGACTTCGTCGGCCTGAAGATGCGTACCCCCGGGCTCGGCGGCGAAGTGCTGACCAAGATGGGCGGCACCGTGGTCAATCTGCCTGCCGGCGAGATTTTCACCGCCTTGCAGACCGGCGCCATCGACGCCACCGAGTGGATCGGTCCTTACAACGACATGGCTCTGGGCCTGCACAAGGCGGCCAAGTACTACTACACCCCGGGCTGGCAGGAACCCAACGTCACCTTTGAACTGGATGTGAACATCAAGGCCTGGGAAACCCTGCCGGCTGACCTGCAGGCCATCGTCCGTGCCGCCGCGCGCGACGAGAACGCCGACATGCTGGATGACTACAACGTCAGCAACATGCAAGCCATGGAGCAGCTCAAGAAGGAAGGGGTGGATGTGCGGCGCCTGCCGGATGCCGTGCTGGCCAAGCTCAAGGAAAAAGCCGTCGAAGTGATTGACGCCAGTGCGGCGGCCGATCCGGTAGCCGCCAAGGTCTATGCCCAGCAGAAGGCCTTCCTCCAGCGCATGTTCGCCTATGGCGAGATGAACGAGAAGGACATGTACAACATCCGCAGCTGA
- a CDS encoding TRAP transporter small permease subunit, producing the protein MSPKPPLLPGLARSLESFNALLGKACAWLTLFLVLGTAIVVILRYGFGIGATALQEAVLYAHALVFMGAAAWVLQRNGHVRVDIFYQNFGPRGQALVNSLGTLFFLLPVCVFLGWASWDYVSNSWATLEGSSESGGLAFVYLQKSIILLLVFSLVLQGLAELIKSANILSGRAPAVEVKHG; encoded by the coding sequence ATGTCCCCGAAGCCACCACTGCTGCCCGGTCTTGCCCGCAGCCTCGAATCCTTCAATGCCCTGCTGGGAAAAGCCTGTGCCTGGCTGACCCTGTTTCTGGTGCTTGGCACAGCTATCGTGGTGATCCTGCGCTACGGCTTCGGCATCGGCGCTACCGCCCTGCAGGAAGCGGTTCTGTATGCCCATGCCCTGGTATTCATGGGTGCGGCGGCCTGGGTGCTGCAGCGTAACGGGCATGTGCGCGTGGATATCTTCTATCAGAACTTCGGCCCGCGCGGCCAGGCGCTGGTGAACAGTCTGGGCACCCTGTTCTTTCTGTTGCCGGTCTGCGTGTTTCTGGGCTGGGCCAGTTGGGATTACGTGAGCAATTCCTGGGCGACCCTGGAAGGCTCCAGCGAATCGGGCGGCCTGGCCTTTGTCTACCTGCAAAAGAGCATCATCCTGCTGCTGGTGTTCAGCCTGGTCCTGCAAGGCCTGGCCGAACTGATCAAGTCCGCCAATATCCTCAGCGGCCGCGCACCGGCTGTGGAGGTGAAGCATGGCTGA
- a CDS encoding TRAP transporter large permease, translating into MAEVMAILLFICICASLMGGFPVAFTLGGVSLLFAGIGILTGTFDATYLSALPNRLFGIMNNQTMLAVPLFVFMGVMLEKSRVAEDLLESMSRLFGTLRGGLAISVCVVGALLAASTGIVGATVVTMGLLALPTMLRRGYDPAISTGTLAATGTLGQIIPPSIVLVLLGDVMSSAYQQAQLKLGIFSPKTVSVGDLFVGALLPGLLLVGMYILYIIAVAIWQPKKLPALPQEELGDIEWGKLTNALVPPLLLIGAVLGSILAGYATPTEAAALGALGAMLLALYKRQLNFTQLREVAFGTTEISAMVFLILIGASLFSLVFRGFGGEVMIEDIFAQLPGGVLGAFFVVMLVIFLLGFILDFIEITFVVVPIVGPVLLAMGLDPIWLGVMIALNLQTSFLTPPFGFALFYLRGVTPESVPTSTIYKGVLPFILIQLLLLAIAYIYPGLITWLPEQIYGQ; encoded by the coding sequence ATGGCTGAAGTAATGGCGATTCTGCTGTTCATCTGCATATGCGCGTCCTTGATGGGCGGTTTTCCGGTGGCCTTTACCCTGGGTGGGGTGTCGCTGCTGTTTGCCGGAATCGGCATCCTTACCGGGACCTTCGATGCCACCTACCTGAGCGCACTACCCAACCGCCTGTTCGGCATCATGAACAACCAGACCATGCTGGCGGTGCCGCTGTTCGTGTTCATGGGAGTGATGCTGGAGAAATCGCGGGTTGCCGAAGACCTGCTGGAGTCGATGTCACGCCTGTTCGGCACGCTGCGTGGCGGTCTGGCCATTTCCGTCTGTGTGGTCGGCGCGCTGCTGGCCGCCTCGACCGGGATTGTCGGCGCCACTGTAGTGACCATGGGGCTGCTGGCGCTGCCAACCATGCTGCGGCGTGGTTACGATCCGGCGATTTCCACCGGCACCCTGGCTGCGACCGGCACCCTCGGGCAGATCATTCCGCCGTCGATCGTGCTGGTACTGCTGGGTGACGTGATGTCCAGCGCCTATCAGCAGGCGCAATTGAAGCTGGGCATCTTCTCGCCCAAGACCGTATCGGTGGGCGACCTGTTTGTCGGTGCCTTGCTGCCCGGCCTGTTGCTGGTTGGCATGTACATCCTTTACATCATCGCGGTGGCGATCTGGCAGCCGAAAAAGCTGCCGGCACTGCCGCAGGAAGAACTGGGCGATATCGAGTGGGGCAAGCTGACCAATGCACTGGTGCCGCCACTGCTGCTGATCGGTGCGGTGCTGGGCTCGATTCTCGCCGGCTATGCCACGCCTACCGAAGCGGCAGCGCTCGGTGCGCTGGGTGCCATGCTGCTGGCGCTGTACAAGCGCCAGCTGAATTTTACCCAGCTGCGTGAAGTGGCTTTTGGTACCACCGAAATCAGCGCCATGGTGTTCCTGATCCTGATCGGCGCCTCGCTGTTTTCCCTGGTGTTCCGCGGCTTCGGTGGCGAAGTGATGATCGAGGACATCTTCGCGCAATTGCCCGGCGGCGTACTGGGCGCGTTCTTCGTGGTGATGCTGGTGATCTTCCTGCTCGGCTTCATTCTCGACTTCATCGAGATCACCTTCGTGGTGGTGCCGATTGTCGGCCCGGTGCTGCTGGCCATGGGCCTTGATCCCATCTGGCTGGGCGTGATGATTGCGCTGAACCTGCAAACCTCCTTCCTTACGCCGCCTTTCGGTTTTGCCCTGTTTTACCTGCGCGGGGTCACGCCGGAATCGGTACCCACCAGCACCATCTACAAGGGCGTATTGCCGTTCATTCTGATCCAGCTGCTGTTGCTGGCGATTGCCTATATCTATCCGGGGCTGATTACCTGGCTGCCGGAACAGATCTACGGGCAGTAA
- the ettA gene encoding energy-dependent translational throttle protein EttA — MAQYVYTMHRLCKVVPPKREILKNISLSFFPGAKIGVLGLNGSGKSTLLRIMAGVDTEFDGEARPMPGLNVGYLPQEPQLDPEKTVREVVEEAVSVIKDAQARLDQVYAAYAEPDADFDALAAEQAKLEAILQASDGHNLDRQLEVAADALRLPAWDAKVAHLSGGEKRRVALCRLLLSAPDMLLLDEPTNHLDADSVAWLEHFLHDFPGTVVAITHDRYFLDNVAGWILELDRGQGIPYEGNYSGWLEAKSNRLAQESKQQSAHEKAMKDELEWVRKGAKARQSKSKARLQRFEEMQSQEFQKRSETNEIYIPAGPRLGDKVIEFKNVCKGYGDRLLIDNLSFSMPKGAIVGVIGGNGAGKSTLFRMLMGKETPDSGTIEVGDTVQLACVDQSRDDLDGSKTVFEMISDGSDQIRIGNYEIPSRTYVGRFNFKGGDQQKFVKDLSGGERGRLHLALTLKQGANVLLLDEPSNDLDVETLRSLEEALLDFPGAAIVISHDRWFLDRVATHILAYEDDSQAVFFEGNYTEYEADRKKRLGDAASQPHRVRHKKLA; from the coding sequence TTGGCTCAATACGTCTACACCATGCACCGGCTGTGCAAAGTGGTGCCGCCCAAACGCGAAATCCTCAAGAACATTTCCCTGTCGTTTTTCCCCGGCGCCAAGATCGGCGTGCTCGGCCTCAACGGCTCGGGCAAGTCCACCCTGCTGCGCATCATGGCCGGTGTCGACACCGAATTTGACGGCGAAGCGCGGCCGATGCCGGGGCTGAATGTCGGCTACCTGCCGCAGGAGCCGCAGCTCGATCCGGAAAAAACCGTGCGCGAAGTGGTGGAGGAAGCCGTCAGCGTGATCAAGGACGCCCAGGCGCGGCTGGATCAGGTGTATGCCGCCTATGCCGAACCGGATGCCGACTTCGACGCGCTGGCCGCCGAGCAGGCCAAGCTGGAAGCCATCCTGCAGGCCAGCGACGGGCATAACCTTGATCGCCAGCTGGAAGTGGCCGCCGATGCCCTGCGCCTGCCGGCCTGGGATGCCAAGGTGGCGCATCTGTCGGGTGGCGAGAAACGCCGCGTGGCGCTCTGTCGCCTGCTGCTGTCAGCGCCGGACATGCTGCTGCTGGATGAACCGACCAACCACCTGGACGCCGATTCGGTGGCCTGGCTGGAGCACTTCCTGCACGACTTCCCCGGCACCGTGGTGGCGATTACCCACGACCGTTACTTCCTCGACAACGTCGCTGGCTGGATTCTCGAACTCGACCGTGGTCAGGGCATCCCCTACGAGGGCAACTACTCCGGCTGGCTGGAGGCCAAGTCCAACCGTCTGGCGCAGGAATCCAAGCAGCAGTCGGCCCATGAAAAGGCCATGAAGGACGAACTGGAGTGGGTGCGCAAAGGCGCCAAGGCCCGTCAGTCGAAGTCCAAGGCGCGCTTGCAGCGCTTCGAGGAAATGCAGTCGCAGGAATTCCAGAAGCGCAGCGAAACCAACGAGATCTACATTCCCGCCGGGCCACGGCTGGGCGACAAGGTCATCGAGTTCAAGAACGTGTGCAAAGGCTATGGCGACCGCCTGCTGATCGACAACCTGAGCTTCAGCATGCCCAAGGGCGCCATCGTCGGCGTGATCGGCGGCAACGGTGCCGGTAAGTCGACGCTGTTCCGCATGCTGATGGGCAAGGAAACCCCGGATTCCGGCACGATTGAAGTTGGCGACACCGTGCAGCTGGCCTGCGTTGACCAGAGCCGCGATGATCTGGACGGCAGCAAGACGGTGTTCGAGATGATTTCCGATGGCTCCGACCAGATCCGCATCGGCAACTACGAGATTCCTTCGCGCACCTATGTCGGCCGCTTCAACTTCAAGGGCGGCGACCAGCAGAAGTTCGTCAAGGACCTCTCCGGTGGTGAGCGCGGTCGTCTGCATCTGGCGCTGACCCTGAAGCAGGGCGCCAACGTATTGCTGCTGGATGAACCGTCCAACGACCTCGACGTGGAAACCCTGCGTTCGCTGGAAGAAGCGCTGCTGGACTTCCCCGGTGCGGCCATCGTGATCTCCCACGATCGCTGGTTCCTCGATCGGGTGGCCACGCACATCCTGGCCTACGAGGATGACTCGCAGGCGGTGTTCTTCGAAGGCAACTACACCGAGTACGAAGCTGACCGCAAGAAGCGCCTCGGTGATGCCGCCTCGCAGCCACACCGGGTGCGGCACAAGAAGCTGGCTTAA